ACATGAAACCAAAAAGAACCAAACATAAAACCGCAAAACTAATCATTTGACTTTTATCGAGTCCGTTGTTCTGTTGCATTTTATCTTAATTAAAATTTTACCTGTTAAATAATATATAACAAACATATGGTTATATATTTTGAGTCGACAAAAATACTGTTTTTTTATCAAAACTCTATACTATAATCTGTTACTATATAATAAACCCAGACTGATCATGATCAGCCTGAGTATATTATATATAACGCTGTAATCTTACAATTACTTTACTTCTTTCCCGCATGCTTTGATAAAAGCCCTGAACAGCGGATGCGGTGTTGCTACCGTACTCTTGTATTCCGGGTGATACTGAACCCCGACATAGAACGGATGGTTCGGCATTTCCAATGCTTCTACCAAACCTGTTTCCGGATTAGTTCCTGTTGCCAGGAAGCCGTTCATTTCAAATTCACCCATATAATCACTGTTGAATTCATACCGGTGACGGTGCCTTTCCGTAATATTTTTGCTTCCGTAGATATCATTCAGTGCAGAACCGTTTTTCAGGGAACATTTCCATGCCCCGAGACGCATGGTACCGCCTTTGTCCACTACGTTTTTCTGTTCTTCCATCAATGAAATTACCGGATGTTCCGTAGAAGTATCGAATTCCATGGAGTTGGCTTTTGAATACCCTAAAACATTTCTGGCAAATTCAATCGTCATAATCTGCATTCCCAGGCAGATCCCAAGCATCGGAACCTTATTTTCCCTTGCATATTGGGCCGTAAGGATCTTTCCTTCAATCCCCCGATCTCCAAAGCCCGGAGCCACTAGAATCCCGTTTACGCCTGCTAAAGTTTCTTTGATATTTTCACTGGTTAAGTCGCCGCTGTATACCCATCTGATCTTTACTTCAGTCTCCAGGTCGGCTCCGGCATGTTTGAAAGCCTCCGCAATGGAAATATAGGAATCCTGAAGGGAAATATATTTTCCTACCAATGCGATTTCTATCGTTCGTTTCGGGTTCTGGAATTTTTTAAGGAATGTTTTCCAGTCTTTAAGATCAGCTTCCTTATCACTTTTCAGATCCAGTTCCTTTAAAACCACATCATCGAAGTTCTGCTTCTGAAGATACATCGGAACTTCATAAATTGTTTCAAGGTCCTTACATTCAATAACATTGTCTAAAGAAACGTTACAAAACTGGGCAAGTTTCGCCCGCTGGTCTTTCGGGATTTTGTGTTCTGTTCTGCATACCAGAACATCTGCCATAATTCCGCTTTCCATCAGCTGGCGGACAGAGTGCTGTGAAGGTTTTGTCTTTAATTCCCCGCTTGAAGCAAGGTAAGGTAATAAGGTAAGGTGGATCACCATAGAATTCTTCTCACCCAGCTCCCATTTCAGCTGTCGGACCGTTTCGATGTAAGGCAGAGATTCAATGTCCCCTACCGTTCCGCCGATTTCAGTAATGATGATATCGTAGTTCTGTTTGGACAGGATTTTAATTCTCCTTTTAATTTCATTGGTAATATGAGGAATAACCTGAACGGTTTTCCCGAGGAAGTCTCCTTTTCTTTCTTTTTCAATAACCGTCTGGTAAATTTTCCCTGTGGTAACATTGTTGTTTTGGGAGGTGGGGGCGTCAAGGTAACGCTCATAATGGCCTAAATCCAGATCTGTTTCCGCACCATCTTCGGTTACATAGCATTCTCCGTGTTCATAAGGGTTCAGTGTTCCCGGGTCAATATTAATATAAGGATCCAATTTCTGGATCGTTACGTTAAAGCCGCGTGATTTTAGCAGAAGTCCCAGAGAAGCAGAAACGATTCCTTTCCCCAAAGATGAAGTTACACCTCCTGTCACAAAGATGTACTTTGTATTCTTTTTACTCATTAGATTAGGTTTGTGCAAAGTTATGGGAAAAAGAAAGACAAAGCAATTTTTTAGATTTATCAATTTGATAAATAGCAATTCTTTCCTGAATATAAAGAAACTTTTTACCTCTGTTTGATTTTACCAAAACGCAAAAAACCAGGATAATTTAAGGCCAGGTTAACCGCTGCTGCCCGATCCTGTAACATTAATTTTTTACAAAAAATAAATTTACGGCCTGTCAGGTTACCGTCTGCTTTATTCTACTGCGCGCGGAGCCCTGAACCTTTTGTGATTTCCCTAACTGCAATCGATCCAGGTTATTAAATAAAAAACCATTTTTAACTGGCACAAAAATTATTTCAAAGGCGATTAAATGACAAAAAATTAATTATTTTCGCTGCGAAAATAAAAGAGATAATGAAATCAGTCAGGTCTTCCCTCTTTATTTCTAAATATCATTATATCAAGAAATGCGAATGAATGAAAAACAATTAAAAATCCGGCAGCAGGCATTTGCATTAACACTCTGCACCATTGTCTTCATGGCTGTTTACAATTTTGCTGCCTGGTATGCTTCTTCTTTGGACCATGTGCCGTCATTCACCTTTGATTTTGAAAAATCTATTCCATTCGTGCCTTTGTCGATTATTCCGTACATGGCAGGCGGGCTTTTTTTCTGCACCGTATTTTTTTCATGTAAAAATAAAAATCAATTAAAAATATTAACATGGAGGATGCTTTTCGTAAGTATTACAGCCGGAATACTTTTTATTGCCGTTCCTTTACGGTTTTCATTTGCAAAACCTGAAGTTTCCAGTGTTATTTTGGGACTGCCTTTTTCGTTTTTAAAAACATTTGACTCACCTTTCAACCAATCCCCGTCGCTGCATATTGCTTTTGCCTTTATATTCTGGTCCGTGTTTAAAGATCTTTCAAAGTGGCGGCGCAGTTTCCTGATGGTCTGGCTGATTCTTCTGGGAGTTTCGACATTGACCACTTATCAGCATCATCTGATTGATATTTTAACCGGAGCCATTCTTGCACACATCAGCTTTATTATCATTCCTTACTACAAAAATGATCCTGAATACCGGAATTCCCGGATGGCCAATTATTATTTTTTATCAGGGTGGATTTTCCTTTCGGCTGCCTTATTACTCAGCAAATACATCGGAAATGCAGGGTTGATACTTTTCTTACCTGCATTGGCAATGATTATTGTGGGTTACTATTATCAGAAAAAGAATGGAGGGATTTCAATAAAATAGCAGCCCCATCATTTCTGCTTATAACAAAAAAAGGTTTCCAAAATATTGAAAACCTTTACCAAACCAAATTATATATGAAAATTCCTATTGCTTGATCAGCTCAAAATATACATTAACATCAACATCTTTAGCTACGCCTGCACCCGTAGGATCATATTTGATATTATAATCCAGACGGTTTACTTTAAATACAGCCTGGAAGCCCATTACTTCTTTTCCCTGCTGGTTCTTTGTTACCCCGCCAAAAGTTACCGGAACACTTACTTCTTTAGAAACATCTTTAATCGTCAGTTTCCCTTTTAAGGTATACATATTATTTTTACCCTTTGTTAAAGAACTGGATTCGAATGTCATGGTCGGAAACTTTTCACTGTCAAAAAAATCTGCACTTTTCAAATGCTTATCCCTCATTTCAACAGCTGTGTTGACGGAGTTTACATCCACGACGAAAGAAAGCTGTGCGTTGTCAAGAGTATTGGCTTTCGTTACGGCTTTTCCTTCAAATTTATCAAAGCTTCCCTGGACAAAGCTGATCCCCATATGCTTGATATTGAAATTTATGGAAGAATGCATCGTGTCTGTCTGCCAGATGGTCTGTGCAAAACCAACAATACTTAAAAGTGCAAATACAAAAGTTAAGAATACTTTTTTCATTGTATATATTTTTTAAATTAATCTTAGACAAAGGTATACTGATTATAATGACTGGGCATTGACCTATGGTAGTTTTATCATTTATTTAAATTCTTTGATGCTGAGTTTTTTCATAATTTTACAGTATGGCAAAATTAAGAACTGCATATTTCTGTCAGAACTGCGGAACCCAGTACTCCCAGTGGATGGGACAATGCAAGAACTGTGGAGAATGGAATACCTTGGTGGAAGAAGTCGTTGAAAAGACCTCATCCAAAACACCGCCGTTTTCAAAATTAAAACAAAACGTAATCAACATCATTGAGGTTGAAACCAGTGAAGAACCGAGAATCAAAACCCCTTCCGAGGAACTGAACCGGGTACTGGGAGGCGGAATTGTATTAGGTTCCGTTACCTTAATCGGCGGCGAGCCGGGAATCGGTAAATCAACTTTGCTTCTTCAGTTAGCCCTGAAAATGAAGAAAAAAATCTTCTATGTTTCCGGGGAAGAAAGTGCCTCGCAAATCAA
The sequence above is a segment of the Chryseobacterium sp. JJR-5R genome. Coding sequences within it:
- a CDS encoding CTP synthase, coding for MSKKNTKYIFVTGGVTSSLGKGIVSASLGLLLKSRGFNVTIQKLDPYINIDPGTLNPYEHGECYVTEDGAETDLDLGHYERYLDAPTSQNNNVTTGKIYQTVIEKERKGDFLGKTVQVIPHITNEIKRRIKILSKQNYDIIITEIGGTVGDIESLPYIETVRQLKWELGEKNSMVIHLTLLPYLASSGELKTKPSQHSVRQLMESGIMADVLVCRTEHKIPKDQRAKLAQFCNVSLDNVIECKDLETIYEVPMYLQKQNFDDVVLKELDLKSDKEADLKDWKTFLKKFQNPKRTIEIALVGKYISLQDSYISIAEAFKHAGADLETEVKIRWVYSGDLTSENIKETLAGVNGILVAPGFGDRGIEGKILTAQYARENKVPMLGICLGMQIMTIEFARNVLGYSKANSMEFDTSTEHPVISLMEEQKNVVDKGGTMRLGAWKCSLKNGSALNDIYGSKNITERHRHRYEFNSDYMGEFEMNGFLATGTNPETGLVEALEMPNHPFYVGVQYHPEYKSTVATPHPLFRAFIKACGKEVK
- a CDS encoding phosphatase PAP2 family protein; this translates as MNEKQLKIRQQAFALTLCTIVFMAVYNFAAWYASSLDHVPSFTFDFEKSIPFVPLSIIPYMAGGLFFCTVFFSCKNKNQLKILTWRMLFVSITAGILFIAVPLRFSFAKPEVSSVILGLPFSFLKTFDSPFNQSPSLHIAFAFIFWSVFKDLSKWRRSFLMVWLILLGVSTLTTYQHHLIDILTGAILAHISFIIIPYYKNDPEYRNSRMANYYFLSGWIFLSAALLLSKYIGNAGLILFLPALAMIIVGYYYQKKNGGISIK
- a CDS encoding YceI family protein, which produces MKKVFLTFVFALLSIVGFAQTIWQTDTMHSSINFNIKHMGISFVQGSFDKFEGKAVTKANTLDNAQLSFVVDVNSVNTAVEMRDKHLKSADFFDSEKFPTMTFESSSLTKGKNNMYTLKGKLTIKDVSKEVSVPVTFGGVTKNQQGKEVMGFQAVFKVNRLDYNIKYDPTGAGVAKDVDVNVYFELIKQ